In Haemorhous mexicanus isolate bHaeMex1 chromosome 6, bHaeMex1.pri, whole genome shotgun sequence, a single window of DNA contains:
- the AP2A2 gene encoding AP-2 complex subunit alpha-2 isoform X1: MPAVSKGDGMRGLAVFISDIRNCKSKEAEIKRINKELANIRSKFKGDKALDGYSKKKYVCKLLFIFLLGHDIDFGHMEAVNLLSSNRYTEKQIGYLFISVLVNSNSELIRLINNAIKNDLASRNPTFMGLALHCIANVGSREMAEAFAGEIPKILVAGDTMDSVKQSAALCLLRLYRTSPDLVPMGDWTSRVVHLLNDQHLGVVTAATSLITTLAQKNPEEFKTSVSLAVSRLSRIVTSASTDLQDYTYYFVPAPWLSVKLLRLLQCYPPPEDPAVRGRLTECLETILNKAQEPPKSKKVQHSNAKNAVLFEAISLIIHHDSEPNLLVRACNQLGQFLQHRETNLRYLALESMCTLASSEFSHEAVKTHIETVINALKTERDVSVRQRAVDLLYAMCDRSNAQQIVAEMLNYLETADYSIREEIVLKVAILAEKYAVDYTWYVDTILNLIRIAGDYVSEEVWYRVIQIVINRDDVQGYAAKTVFEALQAPACHENLVKVGGYILGEFGNLIAGDPRSSPLIQFNLLHSKFHLCSVPTRALLLSTYIKFVNLFPEIKTTIQDVLRSDSQLKNADVELQQRAVEYLRLSTIASTDILATVLEEMPPFPERESSILAKLKKKKGPGTVTDLEEIKKERSSDMNGSAEPASVNASVVSTPSPSADLLGLGAAPVTNSAPPPSSSGSLLVDVFSDSASAVAPLAPGSDDNFARFVCKNNGVLFENQLLQIGLKSEFRQNLGRMFIFYGNKTSTQFLNFTPTVICSDDLQSSLNLQTKPVDPTVDGGAQVQQVVNIECVSDFMEAPILNIQFRYGGTFQNLSVKLPITLNKFFQPTEMSSQDFFQRWKQLSNPKQEVQNIFKAKHPMDAEITKAKIIGFGSALLEEVDPNPANFVGAGIIHTKTTQIGCLLRLEPNLQAQMYRLTLRTSKEAVSQRLCELLSEQF, encoded by the exons GCAAAAGTAAAGAGGCAGAGATAAAGAGGATAAATAAAGAACTAGCAAACATTCGGTCTAAATTTAAAG GTGACAAAGCTCTAGATGGTTACAGTAAGAAAAAGTATGTCTGCAAACTgctcttcatttttctgctgggGCATGACATTGACTTTGGTCACATGGAGGCTGTAAACCTGCTCAGTTCCAATAGATATACAGAGAAACAAATT GGCTATCTGTTCATCTCCGTGCTGGTGAACTCCAACAGCGAGCTCATTCGCCTGATAAACAATGCCATCAAGAACGACCTGGCCAGCCGGAACCCCACCTTCATGGGCCTTGCTCTGCACTGCATTGCCAATGTGGGCAGCCGGGAGATGGCCGAAGCATTTGCTGgagaaattcccaaaattcttgTGGCTGG AGACACTATGGATAGTGTGAAGCAAAGTGCTGCTTTGTGCTTGCTGCGTTTATACAGAACTTCTCCTGACCTTGTTCCCATGGGAGACTGGACATCTCGAGTGGTGCATCTCCTCAATGACCAGCACTTG gGTGTGGTAACTGCAGCTACAAGTCTGATCACCACTTTGGCACAGAAGAACCCAGAGGAGTTTAAGACTTCAGTCTCATTGGCAGTGTCTAGATTAAGCAGA ATTGTAACATCTGCATCAACAGACCTTCAGGACTACACATACTACTTTGTTCCTGCTCCCTGGCTATCTGTGAAACTTCTGAGGCTGTTACAGTGCTATCCACCTCCAG AAGACCCTGCGGTACGCGGCCGTCTGACAGAATGCCTGGAAACCATCCTCAACAAAGCACAGGAGCCACCCAAGTCAAAGAAAGTGCAACACTCGAATGCAAAGAATGCTGTCCTGTTTGAGGCAATAAGCTTAATTATACATCATGACAG TGAGCCAAACCTACTAGTCCGTGCCTGTAACCAGCTAGGTCAGTTCTTGCAGCACCGAGAAACTAATTTGCGTTACCTAGCACTGGAAAGCATGTGCACGCTTGCCAGCTCTGAATTCTCACATGAGGCTGTGAAAACACACATAGAAACAGTTATCAATGCATTGAAG ACTGAGAGAGATGTGAGTGTACGACAAAGAGCTGTAGATCTCCTGTATGCAATGTGTGACCGAAGCAATGCCCAGCAGATTGTGGCTGAAATGCTCAACTACCTGGAGACTGCTGATTATTCCATTAGAGAAGAAATT GTTCTGAAGGTTGCAATTCTAGCTGAGAAGTATGCAGTGGATTACACCTGGTATGTGGATACAATCCTGAATCTGATTCGCATTGCTGGTGACTATGTCAGTGAAGAAGTGTGGTACCGAGTTATTCAGATTGTCATCAACAGGGATGATGTGCAAGGATATGCAGCAAAGACTGTTTTTGAG GCCCTTCAAGCTCCAGCATGCCACGAGAATCTTGTAAAAGTAGGTGGCTACATCTTGGGAGAATTTGGAAATCTGATAGCAGGTGATCCAAGATCAAG TCCCCTCATCCAGTTCAACTTGCTACATTCCAAGTTTCATCTGTGTAGTGTTCCTACCCGAGCTCTGCTTCTGTCTACCTACATCAAGTTTGTGAACCTGTTTCCAGAAATCAAAACTACAATTCAAGATGTGCTGCGCAGTGACAGTCAGCTAAAGAATGCTGATgttgagctgcagcagagagctgtTGAGTATTTGAGGCTCAGTACTATTGCTAGTACTGATATATTG GCTACAGTGTTGGAAGAAATGCCTCCCTTCCCAGAGAGGGAATCTTCCATTTTGGCTAaactgaagaagaagaaaggcccAGGCACAGTTACTGACCTGGAAGAGATCAAAAAGGAGAGGAGCTCTGATATGAATGGAAGTGCTGAACCTGCCTCTGTCAATGCCAGTGTTGTT TCTACTCCTTCTCCATCGGCGGATCTGCTGGGTCTGGGTGCTGCCCCTGTCACCAATTCAGCTCCCCCACCTTCCTCTAGTGGTAGCCTGCTCGTGGATGTATTTTCAGACTCAGCTTCTGCAGTTGCACCTCTTGCTCCTGGTTCAGATGACAACTTTGCGAG GTTTGTGTGTAAAAATAATGGAGTTTTATTTGAAAATCAGTTGCTACAAATTGGCTTGAAATCTGAATTTCGACAGAACCTGG GTCGTATGTTCATATTCTATGGTAATAAGACATCAACACAGTTCTTGAATTTTACTCCAACAGTAATCTGCTCAGATGACCTTCAGTCAA GCCTGAATCTTCAGACAAAACCTGTTGACCCCACAGTGGATGGAGGTGCACAGGTTCAGCAGGTTGTGAACATCGAATGTGTGTCAGACTTCATGGAAGCTCCAATCCTGAACATTCAGTTCAG GTACGGCGGAACATTTCAAAATCTTTCAGTAAAATTACCTATCACTCTGAATAAATTTTTCCAGCCAACAGAGATGTCTTCTCAAGACTTTTTTCAGCGTTGGAAGCAGCTGAGCAA TCCCAAACAGGAAGTACAGAATATCTTTAAAGCAAAGCACCCGATGGATGCAGAGATCACAAAAGCAAAG ATAATTGGATTTGGATCAGCCCTGCTTGAGGAGGTAGATCCCAATCCTGCTAACTTTGTTGGTGCTGGTATCATACACACAAAAACCACTCAGATTGGATGCTTGCTGCGCCTTGAACCCAACCTCCAGGCACAG ATGTATAGGCTCACACTACGAACAAGTAAAGAAGCTGTATCTCAGAGATTATGTGAATTGCTGTCAGAACAGTTTTAA
- the AP2A2 gene encoding AP-2 complex subunit alpha-2 isoform X2: MPAVSKGDGMRGLAVFISDIRNCKSKEAEIKRINKELANIRSKFKGDKALDGYSKKKYVCKLLFIFLLGHDIDFGHMEAVNLLSSNRYTEKQIGYLFISVLVNSNSELIRLINNAIKNDLASRNPTFMGLALHCIANVGSREMAEAFAGEIPKILVAGDTMDSVKQSAALCLLRLYRTSPDLVPMGDWTSRVVHLLNDQHLGVVTAATSLITTLAQKNPEEFKTSVSLAVSRLSRIVTSASTDLQDYTYYFVPAPWLSVKLLRLLQCYPPPDPAVRGRLTECLETILNKAQEPPKSKKVQHSNAKNAVLFEAISLIIHHDSEPNLLVRACNQLGQFLQHRETNLRYLALESMCTLASSEFSHEAVKTHIETVINALKTERDVSVRQRAVDLLYAMCDRSNAQQIVAEMLNYLETADYSIREEIVLKVAILAEKYAVDYTWYVDTILNLIRIAGDYVSEEVWYRVIQIVINRDDVQGYAAKTVFEALQAPACHENLVKVGGYILGEFGNLIAGDPRSSPLIQFNLLHSKFHLCSVPTRALLLSTYIKFVNLFPEIKTTIQDVLRSDSQLKNADVELQQRAVEYLRLSTIASTDILATVLEEMPPFPERESSILAKLKKKKGPGTVTDLEEIKKERSSDMNGSAEPASVNASVVSTPSPSADLLGLGAAPVTNSAPPPSSSGSLLVDVFSDSASAVAPLAPGSDDNFARFVCKNNGVLFENQLLQIGLKSEFRQNLGRMFIFYGNKTSTQFLNFTPTVICSDDLQSSLNLQTKPVDPTVDGGAQVQQVVNIECVSDFMEAPILNIQFRYGGTFQNLSVKLPITLNKFFQPTEMSSQDFFQRWKQLSNPKQEVQNIFKAKHPMDAEITKAKIIGFGSALLEEVDPNPANFVGAGIIHTKTTQIGCLLRLEPNLQAQMYRLTLRTSKEAVSQRLCELLSEQF, translated from the exons GCAAAAGTAAAGAGGCAGAGATAAAGAGGATAAATAAAGAACTAGCAAACATTCGGTCTAAATTTAAAG GTGACAAAGCTCTAGATGGTTACAGTAAGAAAAAGTATGTCTGCAAACTgctcttcatttttctgctgggGCATGACATTGACTTTGGTCACATGGAGGCTGTAAACCTGCTCAGTTCCAATAGATATACAGAGAAACAAATT GGCTATCTGTTCATCTCCGTGCTGGTGAACTCCAACAGCGAGCTCATTCGCCTGATAAACAATGCCATCAAGAACGACCTGGCCAGCCGGAACCCCACCTTCATGGGCCTTGCTCTGCACTGCATTGCCAATGTGGGCAGCCGGGAGATGGCCGAAGCATTTGCTGgagaaattcccaaaattcttgTGGCTGG AGACACTATGGATAGTGTGAAGCAAAGTGCTGCTTTGTGCTTGCTGCGTTTATACAGAACTTCTCCTGACCTTGTTCCCATGGGAGACTGGACATCTCGAGTGGTGCATCTCCTCAATGACCAGCACTTG gGTGTGGTAACTGCAGCTACAAGTCTGATCACCACTTTGGCACAGAAGAACCCAGAGGAGTTTAAGACTTCAGTCTCATTGGCAGTGTCTAGATTAAGCAGA ATTGTAACATCTGCATCAACAGACCTTCAGGACTACACATACTACTTTGTTCCTGCTCCCTGGCTATCTGTGAAACTTCTGAGGCTGTTACAGTGCTATCCACCTCCAG ACCCTGCGGTACGCGGCCGTCTGACAGAATGCCTGGAAACCATCCTCAACAAAGCACAGGAGCCACCCAAGTCAAAGAAAGTGCAACACTCGAATGCAAAGAATGCTGTCCTGTTTGAGGCAATAAGCTTAATTATACATCATGACAG TGAGCCAAACCTACTAGTCCGTGCCTGTAACCAGCTAGGTCAGTTCTTGCAGCACCGAGAAACTAATTTGCGTTACCTAGCACTGGAAAGCATGTGCACGCTTGCCAGCTCTGAATTCTCACATGAGGCTGTGAAAACACACATAGAAACAGTTATCAATGCATTGAAG ACTGAGAGAGATGTGAGTGTACGACAAAGAGCTGTAGATCTCCTGTATGCAATGTGTGACCGAAGCAATGCCCAGCAGATTGTGGCTGAAATGCTCAACTACCTGGAGACTGCTGATTATTCCATTAGAGAAGAAATT GTTCTGAAGGTTGCAATTCTAGCTGAGAAGTATGCAGTGGATTACACCTGGTATGTGGATACAATCCTGAATCTGATTCGCATTGCTGGTGACTATGTCAGTGAAGAAGTGTGGTACCGAGTTATTCAGATTGTCATCAACAGGGATGATGTGCAAGGATATGCAGCAAAGACTGTTTTTGAG GCCCTTCAAGCTCCAGCATGCCACGAGAATCTTGTAAAAGTAGGTGGCTACATCTTGGGAGAATTTGGAAATCTGATAGCAGGTGATCCAAGATCAAG TCCCCTCATCCAGTTCAACTTGCTACATTCCAAGTTTCATCTGTGTAGTGTTCCTACCCGAGCTCTGCTTCTGTCTACCTACATCAAGTTTGTGAACCTGTTTCCAGAAATCAAAACTACAATTCAAGATGTGCTGCGCAGTGACAGTCAGCTAAAGAATGCTGATgttgagctgcagcagagagctgtTGAGTATTTGAGGCTCAGTACTATTGCTAGTACTGATATATTG GCTACAGTGTTGGAAGAAATGCCTCCCTTCCCAGAGAGGGAATCTTCCATTTTGGCTAaactgaagaagaagaaaggcccAGGCACAGTTACTGACCTGGAAGAGATCAAAAAGGAGAGGAGCTCTGATATGAATGGAAGTGCTGAACCTGCCTCTGTCAATGCCAGTGTTGTT TCTACTCCTTCTCCATCGGCGGATCTGCTGGGTCTGGGTGCTGCCCCTGTCACCAATTCAGCTCCCCCACCTTCCTCTAGTGGTAGCCTGCTCGTGGATGTATTTTCAGACTCAGCTTCTGCAGTTGCACCTCTTGCTCCTGGTTCAGATGACAACTTTGCGAG GTTTGTGTGTAAAAATAATGGAGTTTTATTTGAAAATCAGTTGCTACAAATTGGCTTGAAATCTGAATTTCGACAGAACCTGG GTCGTATGTTCATATTCTATGGTAATAAGACATCAACACAGTTCTTGAATTTTACTCCAACAGTAATCTGCTCAGATGACCTTCAGTCAA GCCTGAATCTTCAGACAAAACCTGTTGACCCCACAGTGGATGGAGGTGCACAGGTTCAGCAGGTTGTGAACATCGAATGTGTGTCAGACTTCATGGAAGCTCCAATCCTGAACATTCAGTTCAG GTACGGCGGAACATTTCAAAATCTTTCAGTAAAATTACCTATCACTCTGAATAAATTTTTCCAGCCAACAGAGATGTCTTCTCAAGACTTTTTTCAGCGTTGGAAGCAGCTGAGCAA TCCCAAACAGGAAGTACAGAATATCTTTAAAGCAAAGCACCCGATGGATGCAGAGATCACAAAAGCAAAG ATAATTGGATTTGGATCAGCCCTGCTTGAGGAGGTAGATCCCAATCCTGCTAACTTTGTTGGTGCTGGTATCATACACACAAAAACCACTCAGATTGGATGCTTGCTGCGCCTTGAACCCAACCTCCAGGCACAG ATGTATAGGCTCACACTACGAACAAGTAAAGAAGCTGTATCTCAGAGATTATGTGAATTGCTGTCAGAACAGTTTTAA